One Thermoanaerobacterales bacterium genomic window carries:
- a CDS encoding stalk domain-containing protein has product MLRRFFMVAFVAIGLTVMGPVAAGAAPRVLVGGRTLALDVPPVSIEGRLLIPFRPVLEAAGAEVEWDGATVTATRADVRLCLYVGRKTAYLNGQPQVLDVPPMVVRGRTMVPLRFVGESLGYDVSWDKASETAIVNPPPPPFSRDYRWRYNGCDWHWKLQVPAELYEYFHHLPRLYQFDEGDDAAAVEARIAQFERDFFLPYATEQHSAAFLAALAGKFEAAAGESGFNDLERAELVITFIQECLPYTSDPTGYEQYPVETLVDGGDCEDRVILAAALLRRMGYGTAMLRYEDHVALGLACRAEGTYYPWNGKKYFYVELTSKGWRPGKAPEDYKDRKAQVYEVPPCATDLPKP; this is encoded by the coding sequence ATGCTCCGCCGCTTTTTTATGGTGGCGTTCGTGGCCATCGGGTTGACGGTGATGGGCCCCGTTGCTGCGGGAGCCGCGCCGCGCGTGCTGGTCGGCGGCCGGACCCTGGCGCTCGACGTGCCGCCGGTCAGTATCGAGGGGCGGCTGCTGATCCCGTTCCGTCCCGTTCTGGAGGCCGCGGGAGCCGAGGTCGAGTGGGACGGCGCGACGGTCACCGCCACGCGGGCGGACGTCCGCCTATGCCTTTACGTCGGGCGGAAAACGGCCTATCTGAACGGGCAGCCGCAGGTGCTGGACGTGCCGCCGATGGTTGTCCGGGGCCGGACCATGGTCCCCCTGCGCTTTGTCGGTGAAAGCCTGGGCTATGACGTCTCGTGGGACAAGGCCAGCGAAACGGCGATCGTCAATCCCCCGCCTCCCCCCTTTTCCCGGGATTATCGCTGGCGTTATAACGGGTGCGACTGGCACTGGAAATTGCAAGTCCCCGCAGAGCTGTATGAATACTTCCACCACCTGCCGCGCCTCTACCAATTCGATGAAGGGGACGATGCCGCGGCGGTAGAGGCCAGGATAGCACAGTTTGAACGTGATTTCTTCCTCCCCTACGCGACCGAGCAGCATAGTGCCGCCTTCCTTGCGGCCCTGGCCGGGAAGTTTGAGGCGGCGGCCGGGGAAAGCGGCTTTAACGACCTGGAACGCGCCGAACTGGTCATCACCTTTATCCAGGAGTGCCTGCCCTATACCTCCGACCCTACAGGCTACGAGCAGTACCCGGTTGAGACCCTGGTGGACGGCGGGGACTGCGAGGACCGCGTGATCCTGGCCGCCGCGCTGTTGCGCCGGATGGGCTACGGCACGGCCATGCTGCGTTACGAGGACCATGTCGCCCTCGGCCTGGCCTGCAGGGCCGAGGGGACTTATTACCCATGGAACGGAAAGAAATATTTCTACGTGGAGCTTACCTCCAAGGGCTGGCGGCCCGGAAAGGCCCCCGAAGACTACAAAGACCGGAAAGCCCAGGTTTACGAGGTGCCGCCCTGCGCTACCGATCTTCCAAAGCCGTGA
- a CDS encoding zinc-ribbon domain containing protein, with the protein MFEDKTLTCRDCGAEFVFTAGEQEFYAEKGFENLPARCPECRAAKRAARRNGGYGAPRQMYPAVCARCGAETEVPFEPTGSKPVYCRECFQANRQRYAR; encoded by the coding sequence GTGTTCGAGGACAAGACACTGACGTGCAGGGACTGCGGCGCGGAATTCGTGTTCACCGCCGGTGAACAGGAATTCTATGCAGAGAAAGGGTTCGAGAACCTGCCCGCCAGGTGCCCGGAATGCCGCGCCGCTAAGCGTGCAGCGCGCAGGAACGGCGGCTACGGCGCTCCCCGCCAGATGTACCCGGCCGTATGCGCCCGGTGCGGGGCGGAAACCGAGGTTCCCTTCGAGCCTACCGGTTCCAAGCCCGTTTACTGCAGGGAGTGCTTCCAGGCCAACCGCCAGCGGTACGCCCGGTAA
- the tsaD gene encoding tRNA (adenosine(37)-N6)-threonylcarbamoyltransferase complex transferase subunit TsaD, with translation MKSALSVTVLGIESSCDETAAAVVIDGSRVASNIIASQVNLHARFGGVVPEVASRRHLEGINAVIAEALEQGGVKFKDLDAVAVTMGPGLAGSLLVGLMAAKTIAMALDIPLVGVHHLEAHIYANFLVAPDLSFPVLALVVSGGHTDLYLMERHGDFRLLGRTRDDAAGEAFDKVARVIGLGYPGGPLIEKAARDGDPEAVPLPRAYLEENSYDFSFSGLKTAVITYLDRARRAGGEPRPADLAAGFQAAVTDVLVDKVMAAARAFQPARVVLAGGVAANGALRRALERRAAEAGLAVNVPPPVLCTDNAAMVACAGYYRYLRGEFSPLTLNATAGLPLDHA, from the coding sequence TTGAAGAGCGCCTTGAGCGTAACCGTCCTGGGTATCGAGTCCAGTTGCGATGAAACGGCGGCGGCGGTGGTGATCGACGGCTCCCGGGTCGCCTCGAATATCATCGCCTCGCAGGTCAATCTGCACGCACGGTTTGGGGGCGTGGTGCCGGAGGTGGCTTCCCGGCGGCACCTGGAGGGGATCAACGCCGTCATCGCGGAGGCCCTGGAACAGGGAGGGGTCAAATTCAAGGACCTGGACGCTGTGGCAGTGACCATGGGGCCCGGGCTGGCCGGCTCGCTGCTCGTGGGCCTGATGGCGGCCAAGACCATCGCCATGGCCCTTGATATCCCCCTGGTGGGGGTGCACCACCTGGAGGCCCACATCTACGCCAACTTTCTTGTGGCTCCGGACCTGTCCTTCCCCGTGCTGGCCCTGGTCGTTTCCGGGGGCCACACGGACCTTTACCTGATGGAACGTCACGGAGACTTCCGCCTGCTGGGCCGGACGCGCGACGACGCCGCGGGGGAGGCCTTCGACAAAGTGGCGCGAGTCATCGGGCTGGGCTATCCCGGCGGTCCGCTGATCGAGAAAGCGGCACGCGACGGTGATCCCGAGGCCGTTCCCCTGCCGCGGGCGTACCTGGAGGAAAACAGCTATGATTTCAGTTTCAGCGGCCTGAAGACGGCGGTCATCACCTACCTGGATAGGGCTCGGCGCGCGGGAGGCGAACCCCGCCCGGCCGACCTGGCGGCCGGTTTCCAGGCGGCGGTGACCGATGTCCTGGTCGACAAGGTTATGGCGGCGGCGCGGGCTTTTCAGCCGGCGCGGGTCGTCCTGGCGGGCGGGGTGGCGGCCAACGGCGCCCTGCGCCGGGCGCTGGAGCGCCGGGCGGCCGAAGCCGGCCTGGCGGTTAACGTGCCTCCCCCGGTGCTCTGCACCGACAATGCGGCGATGGTGGCGTGTGCCGGTTACTACCGCTACCTGAGGGGCGAGTTTTCGCCCCTGACGCTGAACGCCACGGCCGGCCTGCCTCTCGACCATGCCTGA
- a CDS encoding DNA polymerase III subunit alpha, with translation MTERSFVHLHVHSSFSFLDGASPVEDLAAAAAAAGMPALALTDHDNVSGAVRFHRCCRAAGIKPIQGTEVTLANGCHLVLLADGPEGYAALCRLLTRAHLENPRGAPRVGWDALAEAARETPCLYALSCCRRGEVPGLVLAGRLREAEDAARRYRRLFGRRFYLELIQDLTPGARDLNRRLAELAQCLGLETVATNNVHFAERDGFPVHDLLTCARTDTALEDVHPERRLNDQLYLKGPAAMEALFREHPRAVANALSLAETIRPALEQDVSRLPRYPLPPGWEAFTLLRHLVRRGAEKRYGCADGEVGARLEHELAVIGRLGFADYFLVAWDTARWARRQGIRCAGRGSAADSAVAYCLGITAVDPIARGLLFERFLSLERAGKPDIDIDFDARRRDEVAAYVSERYGGAAHVAWVATYQTYRARSAIRDLGRVLGMDEAFLDRLAKRMPPFLPADAIEEALEHYPELRDPAFHTGPCRRLYRYCAAVAGFPRFLGTHLGGLVLSGMPLAAVSPLQKAAKGVEIVQFDKDDVDELGLMKFDLLSLRALSAVEEAVENIRRADPSFDYDRLPEDDPRTYAMLRAGETVGVFQLESPAQRALQARLGASGMEDIVAGLALIRPGPIKGNMVDPYIARRQGREPVRFAHPALELILGKTYGVVLFQEQVIAIATAVAGFSPGEADRLRRVMSHHRSGREMEAIGEEFVSRAVANGVDEAVAREIFAGIRGYASYGFCEAHAAAFAVTAYRTAYLARHRPAEYFAALLSNQPMGFYNPNTLCVVARRRGVRILPPDINRSRERFTVEDGAIRVSLGRVRELSVGTLAALLAEREAKGPFASLEDFLARVRVARDEAASLILCGAFDALHPNRRVLLARLGAAPPGTAGDKSALFAADAGRPAEGPDFSAAEKRRLEYEVLGIYIHGHPLEERRAELASRGYLSSAGVGRAVDGQRVRVAGLVVRPHRPPTRSGRTVVFFSLEDEYGLADVTVFEDCYRRSGWVLFAGAEAVGVRGVVRRRGGGAAVVAEEITALEDR, from the coding sequence CACGACAACGTCAGCGGGGCGGTCCGCTTCCACCGCTGCTGCCGCGCCGCCGGCATAAAGCCCATCCAGGGGACCGAGGTGACCCTGGCGAACGGCTGCCACCTGGTGCTGCTGGCCGACGGGCCGGAGGGCTACGCCGCCCTCTGCCGCCTGCTGACGAGGGCCCACCTGGAAAACCCCCGCGGTGCGCCCCGGGTGGGCTGGGACGCGCTGGCGGAGGCGGCGCGGGAGACGCCTTGTCTCTACGCGCTTTCCTGTTGCCGCCGCGGAGAGGTGCCGGGCCTTGTGCTTGCGGGGCGCCTGCGGGAGGCCGAGGATGCCGCCCGGCGCTACCGCCGCCTTTTCGGCCGCCGCTTTTACCTGGAACTGATCCAGGACCTCACCCCCGGAGCCCGCGACCTGAACCGCCGCCTGGCGGAACTGGCGCAATGCCTGGGCCTGGAGACGGTCGCCACGAACAACGTCCACTTCGCCGAGCGGGACGGCTTTCCGGTGCATGACCTTTTGACCTGCGCACGTACGGATACGGCGCTGGAGGATGTCCACCCCGAGCGCCGCCTGAACGACCAGCTCTACCTGAAGGGCCCGGCGGCGATGGAAGCCCTCTTCCGGGAGCACCCCCGCGCCGTGGCCAATGCTTTGTCCCTCGCCGAAACTATTCGCCCGGCCCTGGAACAGGACGTTTCGCGCCTGCCGCGCTACCCCCTCCCGCCGGGGTGGGAGGCCTTTACCCTGTTGCGGCACCTGGTCCGCCGGGGGGCGGAGAAGCGTTACGGCTGCGCCGACGGTGAGGTCGGGGCGCGCCTGGAGCATGAACTGGCGGTCATCGGCCGCCTGGGGTTCGCGGACTACTTCCTGGTCGCCTGGGATACCGCCCGCTGGGCGCGCCGGCAGGGCATCCGCTGCGCCGGGCGGGGTTCGGCCGCCGACTCGGCGGTGGCCTACTGCCTGGGGATCACGGCGGTCGACCCCATCGCCCGGGGGCTTTTATTCGAGCGCTTCCTCAGCCTGGAGCGGGCCGGGAAGCCCGATATCGACATCGACTTCGACGCCCGCCGCCGGGACGAGGTGGCCGCCTACGTGAGCGAGCGCTACGGGGGCGCGGCGCACGTGGCGTGGGTGGCCACCTACCAGACCTACCGCGCCCGCTCCGCGATCCGCGACCTGGGGCGGGTGCTCGGGATGGACGAGGCGTTCCTCGACCGCCTGGCGAAGCGCATGCCCCCCTTCCTGCCGGCCGACGCCATCGAAGAGGCCCTGGAACACTACCCCGAACTGCGGGATCCCGCTTTCCATACCGGACCCTGCCGCAGGCTCTACCGCTACTGCGCCGCCGTGGCCGGGTTCCCCCGCTTCCTGGGTACCCACCTGGGGGGGCTGGTGCTCAGCGGGATGCCGCTGGCCGCGGTCAGCCCCTTGCAGAAGGCGGCCAAGGGGGTGGAGATCGTCCAGTTCGACAAGGACGACGTGGATGAACTGGGGCTGATGAAGTTCGACCTTCTTTCCCTGCGCGCCCTCAGCGCCGTGGAAGAGGCGGTGGAGAACATCCGTAGGGCCGATCCGTCCTTTGACTATGACCGCCTGCCCGAGGACGACCCCCGGACCTACGCCATGCTGCGGGCGGGGGAGACGGTGGGCGTTTTTCAACTGGAGAGCCCGGCGCAGCGCGCCCTGCAGGCGCGGCTGGGCGCGTCCGGCATGGAGGACATCGTCGCCGGCCTGGCCCTGATCCGCCCGGGGCCGATCAAGGGCAACATGGTCGATCCCTATATCGCCCGGCGGCAGGGGAGAGAGCCGGTGCGCTTCGCCCATCCGGCGCTGGAACTCATCCTGGGCAAGACCTACGGGGTAGTCCTCTTCCAGGAGCAGGTCATCGCCATCGCCACGGCTGTCGCCGGCTTTTCCCCGGGGGAGGCGGACCGTCTGCGCCGGGTCATGAGCCACCACCGTTCGGGGCGGGAAATGGAGGCCATTGGTGAGGAGTTCGTCTCCCGGGCGGTGGCCAACGGGGTGGACGAGGCCGTCGCGCGGGAGATCTTCGCCGGTATCCGGGGTTACGCCAGTTATGGCTTCTGCGAGGCCCATGCCGCAGCTTTTGCCGTGACGGCCTACAGGACGGCCTACCTGGCCCGCCACCGCCCCGCGGAGTACTTCGCGGCCCTCCTCTCCAACCAGCCGATGGGCTTTTACAACCCGAACACCCTCTGCGTCGTCGCCCGCCGCCGGGGAGTCCGGATCCTGCCGCCGGACATTAACCGCAGCCGGGAGCGGTTCACCGTCGAGGATGGGGCGATCCGGGTCTCCCTGGGACGGGTGCGGGAGCTTTCGGTCGGGACCCTGGCCGCCCTGCTGGCGGAGCGGGAGGCGAAAGGCCCCTTCGCCTCGCTGGAGGATTTCCTGGCGCGGGTGCGGGTGGCGCGGGATGAAGCCGCGTCCCTGATCCTCTGCGGAGCCTTCGACGCCCTGCACCCCAACCGCCGCGTCCTGCTGGCACGGCTGGGAGCTGCCCCGCCCGGGACGGCGGGGGATAAGAGCGCCCTTTTCGCCGCCGACGCCGGACGGCCGGCCGAGGGGCCGGATTTTTCGGCGGCGGAAAAGAGGCGGCTGGAATACGAGGTCCTGGGGATCTATATCCACGGCCATCCCCTGGAGGAACGGCGGGCGGAACTGGCGTCCCGGGGCTACCTCTCCAGCGCCGGCGTCGGCCGGGCGGTGGACGGGCAGCGGGTGCGGGTGGCCGGGCTGGTCGTGCGGCCGCATCGCCCGCCCACGCGCAGCGGGCGGACGGTGGTTTTCTTTTCGTTAGAGGACGAATACGGCCTGGCGGACGTCACCGTCTTCGAAGACTGCTACCGGCGCAGCGGGTGGGTGCTCTTTGCCGGGGCCGAAGCGGTCGGCGTACGGGGGGTCGTCCGGCGCCGGGGCGGGGGAGCGGCCGTCGTGGCGGAAGAGATCACGGCTTTGGAAGATCGGTAG